The proteins below are encoded in one region of Catenulispora sp. GP43:
- a CDS encoding S8 family serine peptidase has product MGIHYNRCTRRRSYRSRLVRASLVIGLSVTHAHLASASTDTQWALRYLQAEKVWEITRGARTEVAVVDTGVQPDTDTAVNLLSGADFSDSTGVSTGSGRLDKDEDGHGTGEASIIGGAGVRTLGLSPESSILPVRATDGSSAGLTFGLAPAIEFAISHKASVINLALGYEQADADIHRAVQDALNHDVVVVAAVGNDGTSQQYYPAAWPGVVGVGAIDSSGNVWSQSNTGADVALVAPGVHILRDDNQGRVGYSDGTSEATAYVSAAAALVRSAHPGWSAAEVVAALEATADKPAAMRGAVRDDRYGAGILDVLAAVRLAEPPVVGGAVAAPVPRAGSGLGWWWLVGAGAVVGGVGVFFGARRWVRRA; this is encoded by the coding sequence ATGGGTATCCACTACAATCGCTGCACCCGCAGACGGAGTTATCGGTCCAGACTGGTCCGAGCGTCCCTAGTAATCGGCCTCTCCGTAACACATGCACACCTTGCAAGTGCGTCAACAGATACCCAATGGGCCCTTCGCTACCTTCAGGCCGAAAAGGTTTGGGAAATTACACGCGGCGCACGGACTGAGGTTGCAGTCGTAGATACCGGCGTCCAGCCAGATACCGATACCGCCGTCAATCTTCTTTCTGGTGCAGACTTCTCAGACTCAACCGGCGTCAGCACTGGAAGTGGCCGCCTCGATAAGGATGAAGATGGGCACGGCACTGGTGAAGCATCGATTATTGGAGGCGCCGGGGTGAGAACACTCGGCTTATCGCCCGAGTCGAGCATTCTTCCAGTGCGGGCCACAGATGGGTCTAGCGCCGGCCTGACTTTTGGTCTCGCCCCAGCAATCGAGTTCGCCATTTCCCATAAGGCTTCTGTGATCAACTTGGCCTTGGGATACGAACAAGCTGACGCCGACATCCATCGTGCGGTCCAGGATGCTCTCAATCACGATGTTGTCGTCGTTGCCGCTGTCGGCAACGACGGAACCTCGCAGCAGTACTACCCAGCGGCGTGGCCTGGCGTGGTCGGCGTGGGGGCGATTGATAGTTCGGGGAATGTGTGGAGTCAGTCGAACACGGGGGCTGACGTGGCGTTGGTGGCGCCAGGGGTCCATATTCTGCGGGACGACAATCAGGGGCGGGTGGGGTATTCCGATGGGACGTCGGAGGCTACCGCCTATGTTTCTGCTGCGGCCGCTTTGGTGCGGAGTGCGCATCCGGGGTGGAGTGCTGCGGAGGTTGTTGCGGCTTTGGAGGCGACCGCTGATAAGCCTGCTGCGATGCGGGGGGCTGTTCGGGATGATCGGTATGGGGCGGGGATTTTGGATGTTTTGGCGGCTGTGCGGCTTGCGGAGCCGCCGGTTGTTGGGGGTGCGGTCGCGGCGCCGGTGCCTCGGGCCGGCAGCGGCTTGGGGTGGTGGTGGCTCGTTGGCGCGGGTGCGGTGGTTGGTGGTGTGGGCGTCTTCTTTGGGGCGCGGCGGTGGGTGCGGCGCGCCTGA